In Salvelinus namaycush isolate Seneca chromosome 37, SaNama_1.0, whole genome shotgun sequence, the following are encoded in one genomic region:
- the LOC120031262 gene encoding hepcidin isoform X2, with the protein MKACSVAVAVVLVLACMFILESTAVPFSEVLTEEVGIIDSPVGEHQQPGGESMRLPEHFRFKRQSHLSLCRWCCNCCHNKGCGFCCKF; encoded by the exons ATGAAGGCCTGTAGTGTTGCAGTTGCAGTGGTACTCGTCCTTGCGTGTATGTTCATTCTTGAAAGCACCGCTGTTCCTTTCTCCGAG GTGCTAACGGAGGAGGTTGGAATCATTGACAGTCCAGTTGGGGAACATCAACAGCCTGGCGGCGAGTCCATGCGTCTGCCT GAGCATTTCAGGTTCAAGCGTCAGAGCCACCTCTCGCTGTGTCGTTGGTGCTGCAACTGCTGTCACAACAAGGGCTGTGGCTTCTGCTGCAAATTCTGA
- the LOC120031262 gene encoding hepcidin isoform X1, with the protein MKACSVAVAVVLVLACMFILESTAVPFSESLQVLTEEVGIIDSPVGEHQQPGGESMRLPEHFRFKRQSHLSLCRWCCNCCHNKGCGFCCKF; encoded by the exons ATGAAGGCCTGTAGTGTTGCAGTTGCAGTGGTACTCGTCCTTGCGTGTATGTTCATTCTTGAAAGCACCGCTGTTCCTTTCTCCGAG TCTTTGCAGGTGCTAACGGAGGAGGTTGGAATCATTGACAGTCCAGTTGGGGAACATCAACAGCCTGGCGGCGAGTCCATGCGTCTGCCT GAGCATTTCAGGTTCAAGCGTCAGAGCCACCTCTCGCTGTGTCGTTGGTGCTGCAACTGCTGTCACAACAAGGGCTGTGGCTTCTGCTGCAAATTCTGA
- the LOC120031153 gene encoding upstream stimulatory factor 2-like isoform X2: MDMHLEQSLDTATSHEKQEEEVVQLEDGEGEQTAVTIGSIQQSQAFADHNIQYQFRSEGGQVTYRVVQVTDQQLEGRDDGGGPVSVVSTAAFPGAPQAVAQAVIQNPFSNGGSPVGETLGGETRFAYFPATAVSDGTVSVQTTSDPTQAGGQFYVMMTPPDVLQTGTQRTIAPRTHPYPEDEPEMLQHDGLNWKMDGPRTPRDERRRAQHNEVERRRRDKINNWIVTLSKIIPDCNIDSTKTGAVSHSSKGGILSKACDYIRELRQNNQRLLDGVKEVERVQVDNELCRQQIEELKNENALLRAQLQQHGIESVGETPPQ, encoded by the exons ATGGATATGCACCTCGAACAGAGTCTGGACACCGCGACAAG TCACGAAAAACAAGAGGAGGAGGTCGTCCAATTAGAAG ACGGGGAAGGGGAGCAGACTGCTGTTACCATAGGCAGTATTCAGCAGTCCCAGGCATTCGCGGACCACAACATTCAGTACCAGTTCCGCTCTGAGGGTGGTCAG gtGACTTACCGTGTTGTCCAGGTAACTGACCAGCAGCTGGAGGGGAGAGATGACGGGGGAGGGCCGGTTAGCGTGGTCTCCACGGCCGCCTTCCCCGGCGCTCCTCAAGCAGTGGCCCAG GCTGTGATCCAGAACCCTTTCAGTAATGGGGGTAGCCCCGTGGGAGAGACGCTGGGAGGGGAGACGCGCTTCGCCTACTTCCCAGCTACGGCTGTGAGCGACGGCACTGTGTCTGTGCAGACCACCTCCGACCCCACACAGGCCGGGG GTCAGTTCTACGTGATGATGACCCCTCCTGACGTCTTGCAGACAGGCACACAGCGAACCATAGCCCCGCGCACACACCCCTACCCTGA AGACGAACCCGAGATGCTGCAACATGACGGTTTAAACTG GAAAATGGATGGCCCACGGACACCCAGAGATGAAAGGAGGAGAGCGCAACACAATGAAG TTGAGAGGCGGCGGAGAGACAAGATCAACAATTGGATCGTCACGCTCTCCAAAATCATCCCCGACTGCAACATAGACAGCACCAAGACGGGGGCTGTAAGTCACTCT aGTAAAGGGGGCATCCTGTCTAAGGCGTGTGACTACATCCGAGAGCTCCGTCAGAATAACCAGAGGCTCCTGGACGGTGTCAAAGAGGTGGAGAGAGTACAGGTGGACAACGAGCTCTGCAGACAGCAG ATCGAGGAGCTGAAGAATGAGAATGCCCTTCTCCGAGCGCAACTCCAGCAGCACGGCATCGAGAGCGTGGGCGAGACGCCGCCACAATGA
- the LOC120031153 gene encoding upstream stimulatory factor 2-like isoform X4, producing the protein MDMHLEQSLDTATSHEKQEEEVVQLEGDGEGEQTAVTIGSIQQSQAFADHNIQYQFRSEGGQVTYRVVQVTDQQLEGRDDGGGPVSVVSTAAFPGAPQAVAQAVIQNPFSNGGSPVGETLGGETRFAYFPATAVSDGTVSVQTTSDPTQAGGQFYVMMTPPDVLQTGTQRTIAPRTHPYPEKMDGPRTPRDERRRAQHNEVERRRRDKINNWIVTLSKIIPDCNIDSTKTGAVSHSSKGGILSKACDYIRELRQNNQRLLDGVKEVERVQVDNELCRQQIEELKNENALLRAQLQQHGIESVGETPPQ; encoded by the exons ATGGATATGCACCTCGAACAGAGTCTGGACACCGCGACAAG TCACGAAAAACAAGAGGAGGAGGTCGTCCAATTAGAAG gaGACGGGGAAGGGGAGCAGACTGCTGTTACCATAGGCAGTATTCAGCAGTCCCAGGCATTCGCGGACCACAACATTCAGTACCAGTTCCGCTCTGAGGGTGGTCAG gtGACTTACCGTGTTGTCCAGGTAACTGACCAGCAGCTGGAGGGGAGAGATGACGGGGGAGGGCCGGTTAGCGTGGTCTCCACGGCCGCCTTCCCCGGCGCTCCTCAAGCAGTGGCCCAG GCTGTGATCCAGAACCCTTTCAGTAATGGGGGTAGCCCCGTGGGAGAGACGCTGGGAGGGGAGACGCGCTTCGCCTACTTCCCAGCTACGGCTGTGAGCGACGGCACTGTGTCTGTGCAGACCACCTCCGACCCCACACAGGCCGGGG GTCAGTTCTACGTGATGATGACCCCTCCTGACGTCTTGCAGACAGGCACACAGCGAACCATAGCCCCGCGCACACACCCCTACCCTGA GAAAATGGATGGCCCACGGACACCCAGAGATGAAAGGAGGAGAGCGCAACACAATGAAG TTGAGAGGCGGCGGAGAGACAAGATCAACAATTGGATCGTCACGCTCTCCAAAATCATCCCCGACTGCAACATAGACAGCACCAAGACGGGGGCTGTAAGTCACTCT aGTAAAGGGGGCATCCTGTCTAAGGCGTGTGACTACATCCGAGAGCTCCGTCAGAATAACCAGAGGCTCCTGGACGGTGTCAAAGAGGTGGAGAGAGTACAGGTGGACAACGAGCTCTGCAGACAGCAG ATCGAGGAGCTGAAGAATGAGAATGCCCTTCTCCGAGCGCAACTCCAGCAGCACGGCATCGAGAGCGTGGGCGAGACGCCGCCACAATGA
- the LOC120031153 gene encoding upstream stimulatory factor 2-like isoform X3, whose protein sequence is MDMHLEQSLDTATSHEKQEEEVVQLEGDGEGEQTAVTIGSIQQSQAFADHNIQYQFRSEGGQVTYRVVQVTDQQLEGRDDGGGPVSVVSTAAFPGAPQAVAQAVIQNPFSNGGSPVGETLGGETRFAYFPATAVSDGTVSVQTTSDPTQAGGQFYVMMTPPDVLQTGTQRTIAPRTHPYPEDEPEMLQHDGLNWKMDGPRTPRDERRRAQHNEVERRRRDKINNWIVTLSKIIPDCNIDSTKTGASKGGILSKACDYIRELRQNNQRLLDGVKEVERVQVDNELCRQQIEELKNENALLRAQLQQHGIESVGETPPQ, encoded by the exons ATGGATATGCACCTCGAACAGAGTCTGGACACCGCGACAAG TCACGAAAAACAAGAGGAGGAGGTCGTCCAATTAGAAG gaGACGGGGAAGGGGAGCAGACTGCTGTTACCATAGGCAGTATTCAGCAGTCCCAGGCATTCGCGGACCACAACATTCAGTACCAGTTCCGCTCTGAGGGTGGTCAG gtGACTTACCGTGTTGTCCAGGTAACTGACCAGCAGCTGGAGGGGAGAGATGACGGGGGAGGGCCGGTTAGCGTGGTCTCCACGGCCGCCTTCCCCGGCGCTCCTCAAGCAGTGGCCCAG GCTGTGATCCAGAACCCTTTCAGTAATGGGGGTAGCCCCGTGGGAGAGACGCTGGGAGGGGAGACGCGCTTCGCCTACTTCCCAGCTACGGCTGTGAGCGACGGCACTGTGTCTGTGCAGACCACCTCCGACCCCACACAGGCCGGGG GTCAGTTCTACGTGATGATGACCCCTCCTGACGTCTTGCAGACAGGCACACAGCGAACCATAGCCCCGCGCACACACCCCTACCCTGA AGACGAACCCGAGATGCTGCAACATGACGGTTTAAACTG GAAAATGGATGGCCCACGGACACCCAGAGATGAAAGGAGGAGAGCGCAACACAATGAAG TTGAGAGGCGGCGGAGAGACAAGATCAACAATTGGATCGTCACGCTCTCCAAAATCATCCCCGACTGCAACATAGACAGCACCAAGACGGGGGCT aGTAAAGGGGGCATCCTGTCTAAGGCGTGTGACTACATCCGAGAGCTCCGTCAGAATAACCAGAGGCTCCTGGACGGTGTCAAAGAGGTGGAGAGAGTACAGGTGGACAACGAGCTCTGCAGACAGCAG ATCGAGGAGCTGAAGAATGAGAATGCCCTTCTCCGAGCGCAACTCCAGCAGCACGGCATCGAGAGCGTGGGCGAGACGCCGCCACAATGA
- the LOC120031153 gene encoding upstream stimulatory factor 2-like isoform X1, whose translation MDMHLEQSLDTATSHEKQEEEVVQLEGDGEGEQTAVTIGSIQQSQAFADHNIQYQFRSEGGQVTYRVVQVTDQQLEGRDDGGGPVSVVSTAAFPGAPQAVAQAVIQNPFSNGGSPVGETLGGETRFAYFPATAVSDGTVSVQTTSDPTQAGGQFYVMMTPPDVLQTGTQRTIAPRTHPYPEDEPEMLQHDGLNWKMDGPRTPRDERRRAQHNEVERRRRDKINNWIVTLSKIIPDCNIDSTKTGAVSHSSKGGILSKACDYIRELRQNNQRLLDGVKEVERVQVDNELCRQQIEELKNENALLRAQLQQHGIESVGETPPQ comes from the exons ATGGATATGCACCTCGAACAGAGTCTGGACACCGCGACAAG TCACGAAAAACAAGAGGAGGAGGTCGTCCAATTAGAAG gaGACGGGGAAGGGGAGCAGACTGCTGTTACCATAGGCAGTATTCAGCAGTCCCAGGCATTCGCGGACCACAACATTCAGTACCAGTTCCGCTCTGAGGGTGGTCAG gtGACTTACCGTGTTGTCCAGGTAACTGACCAGCAGCTGGAGGGGAGAGATGACGGGGGAGGGCCGGTTAGCGTGGTCTCCACGGCCGCCTTCCCCGGCGCTCCTCAAGCAGTGGCCCAG GCTGTGATCCAGAACCCTTTCAGTAATGGGGGTAGCCCCGTGGGAGAGACGCTGGGAGGGGAGACGCGCTTCGCCTACTTCCCAGCTACGGCTGTGAGCGACGGCACTGTGTCTGTGCAGACCACCTCCGACCCCACACAGGCCGGGG GTCAGTTCTACGTGATGATGACCCCTCCTGACGTCTTGCAGACAGGCACACAGCGAACCATAGCCCCGCGCACACACCCCTACCCTGA AGACGAACCCGAGATGCTGCAACATGACGGTTTAAACTG GAAAATGGATGGCCCACGGACACCCAGAGATGAAAGGAGGAGAGCGCAACACAATGAAG TTGAGAGGCGGCGGAGAGACAAGATCAACAATTGGATCGTCACGCTCTCCAAAATCATCCCCGACTGCAACATAGACAGCACCAAGACGGGGGCTGTAAGTCACTCT aGTAAAGGGGGCATCCTGTCTAAGGCGTGTGACTACATCCGAGAGCTCCGTCAGAATAACCAGAGGCTCCTGGACGGTGTCAAAGAGGTGGAGAGAGTACAGGTGGACAACGAGCTCTGCAGACAGCAG ATCGAGGAGCTGAAGAATGAGAATGCCCTTCTCCGAGCGCAACTCCAGCAGCACGGCATCGAGAGCGTGGGCGAGACGCCGCCACAATGA
- the LOC120031153 gene encoding upstream stimulatory factor 2-like isoform X5 encodes MDMHLEQSLDTATSHEKQEEEVVQLEGDGEGEQTAVTIGSIQQSQAFADHNIQYQFRSEGGQVTYRVVQVTDQQLEGRDDGGGPVSVVSTAAFPGAPQAVAQAVIQNPFSNGGSPVGETLGGETRFAYFPATAVSDGTVSVQTTSDPTQAGGQFYVMMTPPDVLQTGTQRTIAPRTHPYPEKMDGPRTPRDERRRAQHNEVERRRRDKINNWIVTLSKIIPDCNIDSTKTGASKGGILSKACDYIRELRQNNQRLLDGVKEVERVQVDNELCRQQIEELKNENALLRAQLQQHGIESVGETPPQ; translated from the exons ATGGATATGCACCTCGAACAGAGTCTGGACACCGCGACAAG TCACGAAAAACAAGAGGAGGAGGTCGTCCAATTAGAAG gaGACGGGGAAGGGGAGCAGACTGCTGTTACCATAGGCAGTATTCAGCAGTCCCAGGCATTCGCGGACCACAACATTCAGTACCAGTTCCGCTCTGAGGGTGGTCAG gtGACTTACCGTGTTGTCCAGGTAACTGACCAGCAGCTGGAGGGGAGAGATGACGGGGGAGGGCCGGTTAGCGTGGTCTCCACGGCCGCCTTCCCCGGCGCTCCTCAAGCAGTGGCCCAG GCTGTGATCCAGAACCCTTTCAGTAATGGGGGTAGCCCCGTGGGAGAGACGCTGGGAGGGGAGACGCGCTTCGCCTACTTCCCAGCTACGGCTGTGAGCGACGGCACTGTGTCTGTGCAGACCACCTCCGACCCCACACAGGCCGGGG GTCAGTTCTACGTGATGATGACCCCTCCTGACGTCTTGCAGACAGGCACACAGCGAACCATAGCCCCGCGCACACACCCCTACCCTGA GAAAATGGATGGCCCACGGACACCCAGAGATGAAAGGAGGAGAGCGCAACACAATGAAG TTGAGAGGCGGCGGAGAGACAAGATCAACAATTGGATCGTCACGCTCTCCAAAATCATCCCCGACTGCAACATAGACAGCACCAAGACGGGGGCT aGTAAAGGGGGCATCCTGTCTAAGGCGTGTGACTACATCCGAGAGCTCCGTCAGAATAACCAGAGGCTCCTGGACGGTGTCAAAGAGGTGGAGAGAGTACAGGTGGACAACGAGCTCTGCAGACAGCAG ATCGAGGAGCTGAAGAATGAGAATGCCCTTCTCCGAGCGCAACTCCAGCAGCACGGCATCGAGAGCGTGGGCGAGACGCCGCCACAATGA
- the LOC120031153 gene encoding upstream stimulatory factor 2-like isoform X6, which translates to MDMHLEQSLDTATSHEKQEEEVVQLEDGEGEQTAVTIGSIQQSQAFADHNIQYQFRSEGGQVTYRVVQVTDQQLEGRDDGGGPVSVVSTAAFPGAPQAVAQAVIQNPFSNGGSPVGETLGGETRFAYFPATAVSDGTVSVQTTSDPTQAGGQFYVMMTPPDVLQTGTQRTIAPRTHPYPEDEPEMLQHDGLNWKMDGPRTPRDERRRAQHNEVERRRRDKINNWIVTLSKIIPDCNIDSTKTGASKGGILSKACDYIRELRQNNQRLLDGVKEVERVQVDNELCRQQIEELKNENALLRAQLQQHGIESVGETPPQ; encoded by the exons ATGGATATGCACCTCGAACAGAGTCTGGACACCGCGACAAG TCACGAAAAACAAGAGGAGGAGGTCGTCCAATTAGAAG ACGGGGAAGGGGAGCAGACTGCTGTTACCATAGGCAGTATTCAGCAGTCCCAGGCATTCGCGGACCACAACATTCAGTACCAGTTCCGCTCTGAGGGTGGTCAG gtGACTTACCGTGTTGTCCAGGTAACTGACCAGCAGCTGGAGGGGAGAGATGACGGGGGAGGGCCGGTTAGCGTGGTCTCCACGGCCGCCTTCCCCGGCGCTCCTCAAGCAGTGGCCCAG GCTGTGATCCAGAACCCTTTCAGTAATGGGGGTAGCCCCGTGGGAGAGACGCTGGGAGGGGAGACGCGCTTCGCCTACTTCCCAGCTACGGCTGTGAGCGACGGCACTGTGTCTGTGCAGACCACCTCCGACCCCACACAGGCCGGGG GTCAGTTCTACGTGATGATGACCCCTCCTGACGTCTTGCAGACAGGCACACAGCGAACCATAGCCCCGCGCACACACCCCTACCCTGA AGACGAACCCGAGATGCTGCAACATGACGGTTTAAACTG GAAAATGGATGGCCCACGGACACCCAGAGATGAAAGGAGGAGAGCGCAACACAATGAAG TTGAGAGGCGGCGGAGAGACAAGATCAACAATTGGATCGTCACGCTCTCCAAAATCATCCCCGACTGCAACATAGACAGCACCAAGACGGGGGCT aGTAAAGGGGGCATCCTGTCTAAGGCGTGTGACTACATCCGAGAGCTCCGTCAGAATAACCAGAGGCTCCTGGACGGTGTCAAAGAGGTGGAGAGAGTACAGGTGGACAACGAGCTCTGCAGACAGCAG ATCGAGGAGCTGAAGAATGAGAATGCCCTTCTCCGAGCGCAACTCCAGCAGCACGGCATCGAGAGCGTGGGCGAGACGCCGCCACAATGA